In Syngnathus acus chromosome 5, fSynAcu1.2, whole genome shotgun sequence, a genomic segment contains:
- the znf740a gene encoding zinc finger protein 2 homolog isoform X18, with amino-acid sequence MSHLPSSSVRDHMKWAGLLGCEAVLSSMALMQASTMAAPPKKMMAPLGHAPPQRDGSDRGPQSHMILPSGMSCPPLLIRKEGEFQAPRLLDEKDMRTNEDLQQKKKNRKSVPPCKVREQEGRGGKGAGGDENGPSSKVQKNFICDHCYGAFRSGYHLKRHILIHTGEKPYACAVCDMRFIQRYHLERHSLIHTGVKPYACSMCDMRFFQRYHLARHSLTHTGVKPYACSICDMRFFQRYHLARHSLTHTGVKPYACSMCDMRFFQRYHLARHTLTHTGVKPYACSMCDMRFFQRYHLARHSLTHTGVKPYACTMCDMRFIQRYQLERHSLTHTGVKPYACTMCDKRFFQRYHLARHSLTHMGVKPYACTMCDMKFCQRYHLARHSLTHTGVKPYACTICDKRFFQRYHLARHSLTHMGVKPFACTMCDMRFVQRYHLARHSLTHTGVKPYACTMCDKRFFQRYHLARHSLTHLGEKPFACDMCDMRFIQRYHLERHKRVHSGEKPYQCERCQQNFSRTDRLLRHRRLCQGRGVAKVETQPCCEPRQYAQEAPPAPPTWSPMHPPPGRLAV; translated from the exons ATGTCACATCTGCCCAGCAGCTCAGTCCGCGACCATATGAAATGG GCCGGTCTGCTCGGCTGTGAAGCTGTGCTCTCCAGTATGGCCCTGATGCAGGCCAGCACCATGGCAGCTCCACCCAAAAAGATGATGGCTCCACTCGGACACGCACCGCCACAGAGGGACGGATCTGACCGTGGTCCCCAGAGTCACATGATCCTCCCGTCTGGCATGAGCTGTCCACCCCTG TTGATCCGGAAGGAAGGTGAATTCCAAGCTCCGCGCCTACTTGATGAGAAGGACATGAGGACCAATGAGGACctgcagcagaaaaaaaagaacaggaaATCAGTCCCGCCCTGTAAAGTGAGAGAACAAGAGGGAAGGGGAGGGAAG GGTGCAGGTGGAGATGAAAACGGTCCGTCTTCCAAAGTGCAGAAAAACTTTATTTGCGACCACTGTTACGGAGCATTTCGGAGCGGGTACCACCTGAAGAGACACATCCTCATTCACACAG GGGAGAAGCCGTATGCTTGTGCCGTATGTGACATGAGGTTTATTCAGCGTTACCACCTGGAGAGACACAGCCTCATTCACACGG GGGTGAAGCCGTACGCTTGCTCCATGTGTGACATGAGGTTCTTCCAACGTTACCATCTGGCGAGACACAGCCTCACTCATACTG GGGTGAAGCCATACGCTTGCTCCATTTGTGACATGAGATTTTTCCAACGCTACCACTTGGCAAGACACAGTCTCACTCACACCG GGGTGAAGCCATATGCTTGCTCCATGTGTGACATGAGATTTTTCCAGAGATACCACCTGGCGagacacacgctcacacataCGG GGGTGAAGCCGTACGCTTGCTCCATGTGTGACATGAGGTTCTTCCAACGTTACCATTTGGCAAGACACAGCCTCACTCATACCG GAGTGAAGCCATATGCTTGCACCATGTGTGACATGAGGTTTATACAACGTTACCAACTGGAAAGACACAGTCTCACTCACACAG GGGTGAAGCCGTACGCTTGCACCATGTGTGACAAGAGGTTTTTTCAGCGCTACCACCTGGCGAGACACAGCCTCACTCACATGG GTGTGAAACCTTATGCTTGCACCATGTGTGACATGAAGTTTTGTCAGCGTTACCACCTGGCAAGACACAGCCTCACTCATACGG GTGTGAAACCTTATGCTTGCACCATATGCGACAAGAGGTTTTTTCAGCGCTACCACCTGGCAAGACACAGCCTCACTCATATGG GTGTGAAACCTTTTGCTTGCACCATGTGTGACATGAGGTTTGTTCAGCGCTACCACCTGGCCAGACACAGCCTCACTCATACCG GTGTGAAACCTTATGCTTGCACCATGTGTGACAAGAGGTTTTTTCAGCGTTATCACCTGGCAAGACACAGCCTCACTCATTTGG GGGAGAAGCCGTTTGCGTGCGACATGTGCGATATGAGGTTTATCCAGCGCTACCACCTGGAGAGACACAAGCGCGTGCACAGCGGCGAGAAGCCTTACCAGTGCGAGCGCTGCCAGCAG AACTTTTCCCGGACAGACCGCCTGCTGCGGCATCGCCGGCTGTGCCAGGGCCGCGGTGTAGCTAAAGTGGAGACCCAACCGTGTTGTGAACCGCGCCAATATGCCCAAGAAGCACCACCCGCCCCTCCGACCTGGAGCCCCATGCACCCACCTCCGGGTCGCCTGGCCGTCTGA
- the znf740a gene encoding zinc finger protein 2 isoform X26, with protein sequence MSHLPSSSVRDHMKWAGLLGCEAVLSSMALMQASTMAAPPKKMMAPLGHAPPQRDGSDRGPQSHMILPSGMSCPPLLIRKEGEFQAPRLLDEKDMRTNEDLQQKKKNRKSVPPCKVREQEGRGGKGAGGDENGPSSKVQKNFICDHCYGAFRSGYHLKRHILIHTGEKPYACAVCDMRFIQRYHLERHSLIHTGVKPYACSMCDMRFFQRYHLARHSLTHTGVKPYACSICDMRFFQRYHLARHSLTHTGVKPYACSMCDMRFFQRYHLARHTLTHTGVKPYACSMCDMRFFQRYHLARHSLTHTGVKPYACTMCDMRFIQRYQLERHSLTHTGVKPYACTMCDKRFFQRYHLARHSLTHMGVKPYACTICDKRFFQRYHLARHSLTHMGVKPFACTMCDMRFVQRYHLARHSLTHTGVKPYACSMCDMRFIQRNHLERHSLTHTGEKPFACDMCDMRFIQRYHLERHKRVHSGEKPYQCERCQQNFSRTDRLLRHRRLCQGRGVAKVETQPCCEPRQYAQEAPPAPPTWSPMHPPPGRLAV encoded by the exons ATGTCACATCTGCCCAGCAGCTCAGTCCGCGACCATATGAAATGG GCCGGTCTGCTCGGCTGTGAAGCTGTGCTCTCCAGTATGGCCCTGATGCAGGCCAGCACCATGGCAGCTCCACCCAAAAAGATGATGGCTCCACTCGGACACGCACCGCCACAGAGGGACGGATCTGACCGTGGTCCCCAGAGTCACATGATCCTCCCGTCTGGCATGAGCTGTCCACCCCTG TTGATCCGGAAGGAAGGTGAATTCCAAGCTCCGCGCCTACTTGATGAGAAGGACATGAGGACCAATGAGGACctgcagcagaaaaaaaagaacaggaaATCAGTCCCGCCCTGTAAAGTGAGAGAACAAGAGGGAAGGGGAGGGAAG GGTGCAGGTGGAGATGAAAACGGTCCGTCTTCCAAAGTGCAGAAAAACTTTATTTGCGACCACTGTTACGGAGCATTTCGGAGCGGGTACCACCTGAAGAGACACATCCTCATTCACACAG GGGAGAAGCCGTATGCTTGTGCCGTATGTGACATGAGGTTTATTCAGCGTTACCACCTGGAGAGACACAGCCTCATTCACACGG GGGTGAAGCCGTACGCTTGCTCCATGTGTGACATGAGGTTCTTCCAACGTTACCATCTGGCGAGACACAGCCTCACTCATACTG GGGTGAAGCCATACGCTTGCTCCATTTGTGACATGAGATTTTTCCAACGCTACCACTTGGCAAGACACAGTCTCACTCACACCG GGGTGAAGCCATATGCTTGCTCCATGTGTGACATGAGATTTTTCCAGAGATACCACCTGGCGagacacacgctcacacataCGG GGGTGAAGCCGTACGCTTGCTCCATGTGTGACATGAGGTTCTTCCAACGTTACCATTTGGCAAGACACAGCCTCACTCATACCG GAGTGAAGCCATATGCTTGCACCATGTGTGACATGAGGTTTATACAACGTTACCAACTGGAAAGACACAGTCTCACTCACACAG GGGTGAAGCCGTACGCTTGCACCATGTGTGACAAGAGGTTTTTTCAGCGCTACCACCTGGCGAGACACAGCCTCACTCACATGG GTGTGAAACCTTATGCTTGCACCATATGCGACAAGAGGTTTTTTCAGCGCTACCACCTGGCAAGACACAGCCTCACTCATATGG GTGTGAAACCTTTTGCTTGCACCATGTGCGACATGAGGTTTGTTCAGCGCTACCACCTGGCGAGACACAGCCTCACTCATACGG GGGTGAAGCCGTATGCTTGTTCCATGTGTGACATGAGGTTTATTCAGCGTAACCACCTGGAGAGACACAGCCTCACTCACACGG GGGAGAAGCCGTTTGCGTGCGACATGTGCGATATGAGGTTTATCCAGCGCTACCACCTGGAGAGACACAAGCGCGTGCACAGCGGCGAGAAGCCTTACCAGTGCGAGCGCTGCCAGCAG AACTTTTCCCGGACAGACCGCCTGCTGCGGCATCGCCGGCTGTGCCAGGGCCGCGGTGTAGCTAAAGTGGAGACCCAACCGTGTTGTGAACCGCGCCAATATGCCCAAGAAGCACCACCCGCCCCTCCGACCTGGAGCCCCATGCACCCACCTCCGGGTCGCCTGGCCGTCTGA
- the znf740a gene encoding gastrula zinc finger protein XlCGF57.1 isoform X36, with the protein MSHLPSSSVRDHMKWAGLLGCEAVLSSMALMQASTMAAPPKKMMAPLGHAPPQRDGSDRGPQSHMILPSGMSCPPLLIRKEGEFQAPRLLDEKDMRTNEDLQQKKKNRKSVPPCKVREQEGRGGKGAGGDENGPSSKVQKNFICDHCYGAFRSGYHLKRHILIHTGEKPYACAVCDMRFIQRYHLERHSLIHTGVKPYACSMCDMRFFQRYHLARHSLTHTGVKPYACSICDMRFFQRYHLARHSLTHTGVKPYACSMCDMRFFQRYHLARHTLTHTGVKPYACSMCDMRFFQRYHLARHSLTHTGVKPYACTMCDMRFIQRYQLERHSLTHTGVKPYACTMCDKRFFQRYHLARHSLTHMGVKPYACTMCDMKFCQRYHLARHSLTHTGVKPYACSMCDMRFIQRNHLERHSLTHTGEKPFACDMCDMRFIQRYHLERHKRVHSGEKPYQCERCQQNFSRTDRLLRHRRLCQGRGVAKVETQPCCEPRQYAQEAPPAPPTWSPMHPPPGRLAV; encoded by the exons ATGTCACATCTGCCCAGCAGCTCAGTCCGCGACCATATGAAATGG GCCGGTCTGCTCGGCTGTGAAGCTGTGCTCTCCAGTATGGCCCTGATGCAGGCCAGCACCATGGCAGCTCCACCCAAAAAGATGATGGCTCCACTCGGACACGCACCGCCACAGAGGGACGGATCTGACCGTGGTCCCCAGAGTCACATGATCCTCCCGTCTGGCATGAGCTGTCCACCCCTG TTGATCCGGAAGGAAGGTGAATTCCAAGCTCCGCGCCTACTTGATGAGAAGGACATGAGGACCAATGAGGACctgcagcagaaaaaaaagaacaggaaATCAGTCCCGCCCTGTAAAGTGAGAGAACAAGAGGGAAGGGGAGGGAAG GGTGCAGGTGGAGATGAAAACGGTCCGTCTTCCAAAGTGCAGAAAAACTTTATTTGCGACCACTGTTACGGAGCATTTCGGAGCGGGTACCACCTGAAGAGACACATCCTCATTCACACAG GGGAGAAGCCGTATGCTTGTGCCGTATGTGACATGAGGTTTATTCAGCGTTACCACCTGGAGAGACACAGCCTCATTCACACGG GGGTGAAGCCGTACGCTTGCTCCATGTGTGACATGAGGTTCTTCCAACGTTACCATCTGGCGAGACACAGCCTCACTCATACTG GGGTGAAGCCATACGCTTGCTCCATTTGTGACATGAGATTTTTCCAACGCTACCACTTGGCAAGACACAGTCTCACTCACACCG GGGTGAAGCCATATGCTTGCTCCATGTGTGACATGAGATTTTTCCAGAGATACCACCTGGCGagacacacgctcacacataCGG GGGTGAAGCCGTACGCTTGCTCCATGTGTGACATGAGGTTCTTCCAACGTTACCATTTGGCAAGACACAGCCTCACTCATACCG GAGTGAAGCCATATGCTTGCACCATGTGTGACATGAGGTTTATACAACGTTACCAACTGGAAAGACACAGTCTCACTCACACAG GGGTGAAGCCGTACGCTTGCACCATGTGTGACAAGAGGTTTTTTCAGCGCTACCACCTGGCGAGACACAGCCTCACTCACATGG GTGTGAAACCTTATGCTTGCACCATGTGTGACATGAAGTTTTGTCAGCGTTACCACCTGGCAAGACACAGCCTCACTCATACGG GGGTGAAGCCGTATGCTTGTTCCATGTGTGACATGAGGTTTATTCAGCGTAACCACCTGGAGAGACACAGCCTCACTCACACGG GGGAGAAGCCGTTTGCGTGCGACATGTGCGATATGAGGTTTATCCAGCGCTACCACCTGGAGAGACACAAGCGCGTGCACAGCGGCGAGAAGCCTTACCAGTGCGAGCGCTGCCAGCAG AACTTTTCCCGGACAGACCGCCTGCTGCGGCATCGCCGGCTGTGCCAGGGCCGCGGTGTAGCTAAAGTGGAGACCCAACCGTGTTGTGAACCGCGCCAATATGCCCAAGAAGCACCACCCGCCCCTCCGACCTGGAGCCCCATGCACCCACCTCCGGGTCGCCTGGCCGTCTGA
- the znf740a gene encoding zinc finger protein 2 isoform X25, which translates to MSHLPSSSVRDHMKWAGLLGCEAVLSSMALMQASTMAAPPKKMMAPLGHAPPQRDGSDRGPQSHMILPSGMSCPPLLIRKEGEFQAPRLLDEKDMRTNEDLQQKKKNRKSVPPCKVREQEGRGGKGAGGDENGPSSKVQKNFICDHCYGAFRSGYHLKRHILIHTGEKPYACAVCDMRFIQRYHLERHSLIHTGVKPYACSMCDMRFFQRYHLARHSLTHTGVKPYACSICDMRFFQRYHLARHSLTHTGVKPYACSMCDMRFFQRYHLARHTLTHTGVKPYACSMCDMRFFQRYHLARHSLTHTGVKPYACTMCDMRFIQRYQLERHSLTHTGVKPYACTMCDKRFFQRYHLARHSLTHMGVKPYACTMCDKRFFQRYHLARHSLTHLGVKPFACTMCDMRFVQRYHLARHSLTHTGVKPYACSMCDMRFIQRNHLERHSLTHTGEKPFACDMCDMRFIQRYHLERHKRVHSGEKPYQCERCQQNFSRTDRLLRHRRLCQGRGVAKVETQPCCEPRQYAQEAPPAPPTWSPMHPPPGRLAV; encoded by the exons ATGTCACATCTGCCCAGCAGCTCAGTCCGCGACCATATGAAATGG GCCGGTCTGCTCGGCTGTGAAGCTGTGCTCTCCAGTATGGCCCTGATGCAGGCCAGCACCATGGCAGCTCCACCCAAAAAGATGATGGCTCCACTCGGACACGCACCGCCACAGAGGGACGGATCTGACCGTGGTCCCCAGAGTCACATGATCCTCCCGTCTGGCATGAGCTGTCCACCCCTG TTGATCCGGAAGGAAGGTGAATTCCAAGCTCCGCGCCTACTTGATGAGAAGGACATGAGGACCAATGAGGACctgcagcagaaaaaaaagaacaggaaATCAGTCCCGCCCTGTAAAGTGAGAGAACAAGAGGGAAGGGGAGGGAAG GGTGCAGGTGGAGATGAAAACGGTCCGTCTTCCAAAGTGCAGAAAAACTTTATTTGCGACCACTGTTACGGAGCATTTCGGAGCGGGTACCACCTGAAGAGACACATCCTCATTCACACAG GGGAGAAGCCGTATGCTTGTGCCGTATGTGACATGAGGTTTATTCAGCGTTACCACCTGGAGAGACACAGCCTCATTCACACGG GGGTGAAGCCGTACGCTTGCTCCATGTGTGACATGAGGTTCTTCCAACGTTACCATCTGGCGAGACACAGCCTCACTCATACTG GGGTGAAGCCATACGCTTGCTCCATTTGTGACATGAGATTTTTCCAACGCTACCACTTGGCAAGACACAGTCTCACTCACACCG GGGTGAAGCCATATGCTTGCTCCATGTGTGACATGAGATTTTTCCAGAGATACCACCTGGCGagacacacgctcacacataCGG GGGTGAAGCCGTACGCTTGCTCCATGTGTGACATGAGGTTCTTCCAACGTTACCATTTGGCAAGACACAGCCTCACTCATACCG GAGTGAAGCCATATGCTTGCACCATGTGTGACATGAGGTTTATACAACGTTACCAACTGGAAAGACACAGTCTCACTCACACAG GGGTGAAGCCGTACGCTTGCACCATGTGTGACAAGAGGTTTTTTCAGCGCTACCACCTGGCGAGACACAGCCTCACTCACATGG GTGTGAAACCTTATGCTTGCACCATGTGTGACAAGAGGTTTTTTCAGCGTTATCACCTGGCAAGACACAGCCTCACTCATTTGG GTGTGAAACCTTTTGCTTGCACCATGTGCGACATGAGGTTTGTTCAGCGCTACCACCTGGCGAGACACAGCCTCACTCATACGG GGGTGAAGCCGTATGCTTGTTCCATGTGTGACATGAGGTTTATTCAGCGTAACCACCTGGAGAGACACAGCCTCACTCACACGG GGGAGAAGCCGTTTGCGTGCGACATGTGCGATATGAGGTTTATCCAGCGCTACCACCTGGAGAGACACAAGCGCGTGCACAGCGGCGAGAAGCCTTACCAGTGCGAGCGCTGCCAGCAG AACTTTTCCCGGACAGACCGCCTGCTGCGGCATCGCCGGCTGTGCCAGGGCCGCGGTGTAGCTAAAGTGGAGACCCAACCGTGTTGTGAACCGCGCCAATATGCCCAAGAAGCACCACCCGCCCCTCCGACCTGGAGCCCCATGCACCCACCTCCGGGTCGCCTGGCCGTCTGA
- the znf740a gene encoding gastrula zinc finger protein XlCGF57.1 isoform X1, translating to MSHLPSSSVRDHMKWAGLLGCEAVLSSMALMQASTMAAPPKKMMAPLGHAPPQRDGSDRGPQSHMILPSGMSCPPLLIRKEGEFQAPRLLDEKDMRTNEDLQQKKKNRKSVPPCKVREQEGRGGKGAGGDENGPSSKVQKNFICDHCYGAFRSGYHLKRHILIHTGEKPYACAVCDMRFIQRYHLERHSLIHTGVKPYACSMCDMRFFQRYHLARHSLTHTGVKPYACSICDMRFFQRYHLARHSLTHTGVKPYACSMCDMRFFQRYHLARHTLTHTGVKPYACSMCDMRFFQRYHLARHSLTHTGVKPYACTMCDMRFIQRYQLERHSLTHTGVKPYACTMCDKRFFQRYHLARHSLTHMGVKPYACTMCDMKFCQRYHLARHSLTHTGVKPYACTICDKRFFQRYHLARHSLTHMGVKPFACTMCDMRFVQRYHLARHSLTHTGVKPYACTMCDKRFFQRYHLARHSLTHLGVKPFACTMCDMRFVQRYHLARHSLTHTGVKPYACSMCDMRFIQRNHLERHSLTHTGEKPFACDMCDMRFIQRYHLERHKRVHSGEKPYQCERCQQNFSRTDRLLRHRRLCQGRGVAKVETQPCCEPRQYAQEAPPAPPTWSPMHPPPGRLAV from the exons ATGTCACATCTGCCCAGCAGCTCAGTCCGCGACCATATGAAATGG GCCGGTCTGCTCGGCTGTGAAGCTGTGCTCTCCAGTATGGCCCTGATGCAGGCCAGCACCATGGCAGCTCCACCCAAAAAGATGATGGCTCCACTCGGACACGCACCGCCACAGAGGGACGGATCTGACCGTGGTCCCCAGAGTCACATGATCCTCCCGTCTGGCATGAGCTGTCCACCCCTG TTGATCCGGAAGGAAGGTGAATTCCAAGCTCCGCGCCTACTTGATGAGAAGGACATGAGGACCAATGAGGACctgcagcagaaaaaaaagaacaggaaATCAGTCCCGCCCTGTAAAGTGAGAGAACAAGAGGGAAGGGGAGGGAAG GGTGCAGGTGGAGATGAAAACGGTCCGTCTTCCAAAGTGCAGAAAAACTTTATTTGCGACCACTGTTACGGAGCATTTCGGAGCGGGTACCACCTGAAGAGACACATCCTCATTCACACAG GGGAGAAGCCGTATGCTTGTGCCGTATGTGACATGAGGTTTATTCAGCGTTACCACCTGGAGAGACACAGCCTCATTCACACGG GGGTGAAGCCGTACGCTTGCTCCATGTGTGACATGAGGTTCTTCCAACGTTACCATCTGGCGAGACACAGCCTCACTCATACTG GGGTGAAGCCATACGCTTGCTCCATTTGTGACATGAGATTTTTCCAACGCTACCACTTGGCAAGACACAGTCTCACTCACACCG GGGTGAAGCCATATGCTTGCTCCATGTGTGACATGAGATTTTTCCAGAGATACCACCTGGCGagacacacgctcacacataCGG GGGTGAAGCCGTACGCTTGCTCCATGTGTGACATGAGGTTCTTCCAACGTTACCATTTGGCAAGACACAGCCTCACTCATACCG GAGTGAAGCCATATGCTTGCACCATGTGTGACATGAGGTTTATACAACGTTACCAACTGGAAAGACACAGTCTCACTCACACAG GGGTGAAGCCGTACGCTTGCACCATGTGTGACAAGAGGTTTTTTCAGCGCTACCACCTGGCGAGACACAGCCTCACTCACATGG GTGTGAAACCTTATGCTTGCACCATGTGTGACATGAAGTTTTGTCAGCGTTACCACCTGGCAAGACACAGCCTCACTCATACGG GTGTGAAACCTTATGCTTGCACCATATGCGACAAGAGGTTTTTTCAGCGCTACCACCTGGCAAGACACAGCCTCACTCATATGG GTGTGAAACCTTTTGCTTGCACCATGTGTGACATGAGGTTTGTTCAGCGCTACCACCTGGCCAGACACAGCCTCACTCATACCG GTGTGAAACCTTATGCTTGCACCATGTGTGACAAGAGGTTTTTTCAGCGTTATCACCTGGCAAGACACAGCCTCACTCATTTGG GTGTGAAACCTTTTGCTTGCACCATGTGCGACATGAGGTTTGTTCAGCGCTACCACCTGGCGAGACACAGCCTCACTCATACGG GGGTGAAGCCGTATGCTTGTTCCATGTGTGACATGAGGTTTATTCAGCGTAACCACCTGGAGAGACACAGCCTCACTCACACGG GGGAGAAGCCGTTTGCGTGCGACATGTGCGATATGAGGTTTATCCAGCGCTACCACCTGGAGAGACACAAGCGCGTGCACAGCGGCGAGAAGCCTTACCAGTGCGAGCGCTGCCAGCAG AACTTTTCCCGGACAGACCGCCTGCTGCGGCATCGCCGGCTGTGCCAGGGCCGCGGTGTAGCTAAAGTGGAGACCCAACCGTGTTGTGAACCGCGCCAATATGCCCAAGAAGCACCACCCGCCCCTCCGACCTGGAGCCCCATGCACCCACCTCCGGGTCGCCTGGCCGTCTGA
- the znf740a gene encoding zinc finger protein 2 isoform X29, whose amino-acid sequence MSHLPSSSVRDHMKWAGLLGCEAVLSSMALMQASTMAAPPKKMMAPLGHAPPQRDGSDRGPQSHMILPSGMSCPPLLIRKEGEFQAPRLLDEKDMRTNEDLQQKKKNRKSVPPCKVREQEGRGGKGAGGDENGPSSKVQKNFICDHCYGAFRSGYHLKRHILIHTGEKPYACAVCDMRFIQRYHLERHSLIHTGVKPYACSMCDMRFFQRYHLARHSLTHTGVKPYACSICDMRFFQRYHLARHSLTHTGVKPYACSMCDMRFFQRYHLARHTLTHTGVKPYACSMCDMRFFQRYHLARHSLTHTGVKPYACTMCDMRFIQRYQLERHSLTHTGVKPYACTMCDKRFFQRYHLARHSLTHMGVKPYACTMCDMKFCQRYHLARHSLTHTGVKPYACTICDKRFFQRYHLARHSLTHMGVKPFACTMCDMRFVQRYHLARHSLTHTGEKPFACDMCDMRFIQRYHLERHKRVHSGEKPYQCERCQQNFSRTDRLLRHRRLCQGRGVAKVETQPCCEPRQYAQEAPPAPPTWSPMHPPPGRLAV is encoded by the exons ATGTCACATCTGCCCAGCAGCTCAGTCCGCGACCATATGAAATGG GCCGGTCTGCTCGGCTGTGAAGCTGTGCTCTCCAGTATGGCCCTGATGCAGGCCAGCACCATGGCAGCTCCACCCAAAAAGATGATGGCTCCACTCGGACACGCACCGCCACAGAGGGACGGATCTGACCGTGGTCCCCAGAGTCACATGATCCTCCCGTCTGGCATGAGCTGTCCACCCCTG TTGATCCGGAAGGAAGGTGAATTCCAAGCTCCGCGCCTACTTGATGAGAAGGACATGAGGACCAATGAGGACctgcagcagaaaaaaaagaacaggaaATCAGTCCCGCCCTGTAAAGTGAGAGAACAAGAGGGAAGGGGAGGGAAG GGTGCAGGTGGAGATGAAAACGGTCCGTCTTCCAAAGTGCAGAAAAACTTTATTTGCGACCACTGTTACGGAGCATTTCGGAGCGGGTACCACCTGAAGAGACACATCCTCATTCACACAG GGGAGAAGCCGTATGCTTGTGCCGTATGTGACATGAGGTTTATTCAGCGTTACCACCTGGAGAGACACAGCCTCATTCACACGG GGGTGAAGCCGTACGCTTGCTCCATGTGTGACATGAGGTTCTTCCAACGTTACCATCTGGCGAGACACAGCCTCACTCATACTG GGGTGAAGCCATACGCTTGCTCCATTTGTGACATGAGATTTTTCCAACGCTACCACTTGGCAAGACACAGTCTCACTCACACCG GGGTGAAGCCATATGCTTGCTCCATGTGTGACATGAGATTTTTCCAGAGATACCACCTGGCGagacacacgctcacacataCGG GGGTGAAGCCGTACGCTTGCTCCATGTGTGACATGAGGTTCTTCCAACGTTACCATTTGGCAAGACACAGCCTCACTCATACCG GAGTGAAGCCATATGCTTGCACCATGTGTGACATGAGGTTTATACAACGTTACCAACTGGAAAGACACAGTCTCACTCACACAG GGGTGAAGCCGTACGCTTGCACCATGTGTGACAAGAGGTTTTTTCAGCGCTACCACCTGGCGAGACACAGCCTCACTCACATGG GTGTGAAACCTTATGCTTGCACCATGTGTGACATGAAGTTTTGTCAGCGTTACCACCTGGCAAGACACAGCCTCACTCATACGG GTGTGAAACCTTATGCTTGCACCATATGCGACAAGAGGTTTTTTCAGCGCTACCACCTGGCAAGACACAGCCTCACTCATATGG GTGTGAAACCTTTTGCTTGCACCATGTGTGACATGAGGTTTGTTCAGCGCTACCACCTGGCCAGACACAGCCTCACTCATACCG GGGAGAAGCCGTTTGCGTGCGACATGTGCGATATGAGGTTTATCCAGCGCTACCACCTGGAGAGACACAAGCGCGTGCACAGCGGCGAGAAGCCTTACCAGTGCGAGCGCTGCCAGCAG AACTTTTCCCGGACAGACCGCCTGCTGCGGCATCGCCGGCTGTGCCAGGGCCGCGGTGTAGCTAAAGTGGAGACCCAACCGTGTTGTGAACCGCGCCAATATGCCCAAGAAGCACCACCCGCCCCTCCGACCTGGAGCCCCATGCACCCACCTCCGGGTCGCCTGGCCGTCTGA